The DNA window GGCCCAGCGTTCCATCGCCCATTGCGCCAGTTCTGCGCGCGGATGCGTTCCGGTCCAGAAGGTGATGAGTGTTTCCGCCTGGAGGAGGGAAGCGAGCGACAGAAGCAGGAGCAGTTTCATGGGCGCGTCTTTTCTTCGAGCAATGCGCGAATCGCCAACTCCAACTGATCCACGCGGTGCTGCATGTTTTCAAGATCCTGGCCTTGCGGGTCTGGGAGTTCTCCGTGCTGCAGATCGTCGGCAATCTGGCCCCGCGTCCGAACGACGCGACCGGGGATGCCGACCACCGTAGAGTCTCCTGGTACGGAATGGACCACGACACTGCCTGCGCCGATTTTGACATTGTCGCCGAGCGTAATGTTGCCCAGCACCTTGGCGCCCGTGCCGACTACAACGTGATTGCCGAGCGTGGGATGGCGCTTGCCGCGCTCCTTGCCTGTCCCGCCCAGGGTGACGCCCTGGTAGAGGATAACGTCATCGCCAATGACCGCTGTTTCGCCGATGACGACCCCCATGCCGTGATCGATGAAGAAGCGGCGGCCGATGGTGGCCCCAGGGTGGATTTCAATGCCGGTGATGCCACGCGCAAAGGTGGAGATGATGCGGGCGAGGAGTTTGAGATTGAGGTGATAGAGCGCGTGCGCGAGGCGATGGAGCAGAATCGCGTGCAGCCCTGGGTAGCAGAGAAGGACTTCGACGACACTGCGTGCCGCGGGATCTTCCCGAAAGATGACGTCGATTTGTTCCCTGATAGCGCGCAACATATTAATTTCGATGCAATGGATCTATTATCCGTTGAAGTTTGATCTTGCAGTCTCCCTGGTTTTTGTTATTCTGATTGCATGCCGGAAGGGTATCTCCCTATTTTCTTCCTTCTGGTGATCGCAATCGCGTTTCCCGTCATCGCGTTGATTGTCGCCCGCCTCCTTCGACCCTCCATTCCCAATCAGGCAAAGTACGAAGCCTATGAGTGTGGCATCGAAGTAGAGGGCAGTTCCCGCGCCCGATTCTCAGTTCGCTTTTACATCATTGCGATACTTTTCGTGATTTTTGATGTGGAAACGATCTTCTTATTCCCCTGGGCCGTCCGTTACAAACAACTGGGCTGGTTTGGGGTCGCGGAGGTGACGCTATTTCTTTCAATCCTGATCGCCGGTTATCTATGGGCTCGCAGGAAGGGTGCACTCAACTGGGTGTAACTTCAACCGGCTGCAAAAGAGCTCGCAACAATTTCGGCAAAATTGTTTTAGGACTGGCACTGCTGCCAGTTTTCTGGGCACAGCCCGTATTTGGGCAGGCGCAACTGCGTCTGAGCGATACGGCGCTGGGACCTATTTCCATTGCGACCGGCTCGAACGGCACCGCACAGACTATCGAAGCGTATAACGCAGGGACCGGCAATCTAGCCTTGAGCTTTAGCTCCAATGCTACCTGGCTGAGCGCTTCCGCAGGTGCGTCACGCGCTTGCCAGATTGCAGTACAGCAGTCGAGTTGTACTCCGATTACGATCAGCCTGGCGACGGCCAGTTTGGCCAAGGGATCGTATACGGGCGCGATTACAGTGAAGGATCCGTCTGCCGTCGATGCACCGCAGACGGTGACCGTAACGGTCCAGGTGGGCGGCGGCGTTCCGGACACCGTGTTCCTCTATGTGGCGCCGAATGGCACCAGCGATAGCTATCCCTTCTCAACGAATAGTGTGTTGAATACTGCGGTGGCAACGCAGAGTGGCGGGAACTGGCTGACGGTTGCCTATGAAGGCGCCGGGAGCTTCCGATTTGTGCAGCCTTATCGCATTGTGGGAACACGCCAGGCTGGCCAGGGGGAAGGGACCTATAACGGAACCGTCCAGGTGAGTGGTTCGTCCTTTGCCGGTGATAACAAGACTGTCCAGACTCGTCTGGTGGTCACCTCGCAGCCGATTGCGTTTGCCGGTCCGGAAACGCTGAGCGCAAAAGTGGTGCAAAACTCCGCGGCCACAACGCTCAATGTGGGTGTTGGCAATCGCGGGGTTGGTGCGCTGACTGTCGGTGCGATCACGACGACGATGACCAACGGGACAGGCTGGCTGAGCGCCACGGCGGCTACGGGCTTTACGGGGGCAGCGGTGACGCTCACTCCTGGTTCGCTGCCGGCGGGAACCTACCGGGGTACGGTGAATATCGCGACAAACTCGATCAATGCTCCGTCGCTTGCAGTGCCTGTGACGATGGAAGTTGTTACTGCGGCAGTTCCGACAATCTCCTATAACGGTGTGTTGAACAACGCCACCTTCCAGGTGGGCGACACGCTTGGAGTGGGCGCGATTGCGGCGGTGTTCGGTGAGTTCCTCACCGACGGTCTGTACTACAACACCTCCTCCACTCTTCCCACGACTTTGGGCGGAGCTCGCGTGCTGGTGAATGGAGTGGCGGCGCCGCTGTATTTTGCTTCGCCGGGACAGATCAACTTCCAGGTTCCTCTCGAGACGCAAGGCGGCAGTGCGACGATCCAGGTGGAACACAATGGTGTGGTTGGCAACCGTGTCAGCGTGACTGTTGTGGCCCAGGCGGGGCGCATTCTGGTGTGGCCAGGGCTGAAGTACGGCATCATCGTGAGCAACGATGGCTCTTTGCCGATGCCGAGCAATGTGGTGCTGGGAACTTATGTTTCCAAGCCCGCGAAGCCTGGTGATGTGCTTGTGGTCTATGCAATCGGATTCGGGCAGACGACGCCGCCGGTGGCAACGGGTGCTTCTGCGCCGCTCAGTCCGCTGGCTCAGCTTTCGAATGTCGTGGTGCGCTTCGGTGTTCCCGATCTCTTCAATAGCTCGATTCCAGTGGGAGCACAGTTCGCTGGCCTGACGCCTGGCTTTGTTGGCCTGTATCAGATCAACGTACAGGTTCCAGTGGGCGTACCGACCTCATCTGATTACGATCTGACGATTGAGTACAACGGTCAGTTCTCGAATCGTGTGAAGATCGCAACCCAGCAACAGTAGTACCAAAACAGTTTGGCTGTTGGAGCGCGTGGATTGGGCCTGTTTTGCAGGCCGGGTCCGCGCGCTTTTTCGTTTGTTAGAGTAGCGATTTGACAGACCGTCTCTATTATCAGGACTCCCGGCTTTGGGATTTTCAGGCTTCCGTGGTGGAGCGTTCCGCCGATGGGCTACGTATTCAACTCGATCGCACCGCGTTCTATCCCAATTCCGGTGGGCAGCCTTTTGATACAGGCACTCTCAGTGGACTTCGCGTGGTCGAAGTGGTGGAGGCGGGCGAGGACATTGTGCATGTTCTTGAGACTCCGCTGGCCGCGGAGCTCAGTGTAGTTCATGGGGTGGTGGATGGCGCACGGCGGCTGGATCACATGGTGCAGCATACGGGGCAGCACCTGCTCAGCGCTGTGATGGCGGAGGAGTTCTCTCTGTCTACGGTCAGTTTCCACATGGGGGCCGTGGGCTCGACGGTGGATGTGGAGCCGAATCGCGTTTCTGCCTCCCTGCTGCTGGAGATCGAAGGCCGGGTGAATGAGCGGGTTCGCGAGAACCGGGCGGTGCAGATTGGATTTGAAGCCGCTTCTGGTGCTACCGGATTGCGCAAGGCCAGTGAGCGGGAAGGGCTTCTGCGCATCATCTCGATTGAGGGCTTGGATCGGAGTGCTTGTGGCGGGACTCATGTCTCGCATACGGGCGAGATTGGGTTGGTGCTCCTCGGCAAGACGGAAAAGGTGCGGGATGCACTTCGCATCGAGTTCTATTGTGGAGCCCGTGCGCTGTCGGAGTTGCGCCAACGGCTCGACCGGGCGGCTGAGAATGAACGCAGTCTGCGCGAGCGACTGGCGGAGGCCGACAAGGCTCGCAAGCGGATGTCCTTGGAGCTAGCGGAACTGCATGGACAGCGCCGCTATGAAGAAAGCAAGGCTGATTGGTCCGGACGCCGGGTGTGGGTGGAGACGGTGGACGAAATCGATGAGACTTCCCGTGTGAGCGCGACTTGTTTTGCTGCGAACCCCGGAGCTCTGGTGGTGCTGGCTGGACGGTTGAACGGTGGCGTGCTGTTTACGGCGCATCCGGAACTGGGCATCGATTGTGGCAAGCAGTTGAAGGCTGCTCTCGAGGTGGCTGGCGGGCGTGGGGGCGGCACGGCCAAAATGGCACAGGGGAGCGTTGCCGTGCCAGAAAAATTAAATGAAGTTGTGGCGCGTCTCTTAAGCCGGGGAGAGCGAGATGAGGGCCATCCCGGCGAGCAATAGCGCGATCACCGCCATGAGTAGCTTCTTGGCCCCGGCCTCGGCGCCGTCGAATTCTTTCCAGATCAAAATGCCGCACAGCGCGCTGACGATCAAGGAGCCAGAGCCGACGCCAAAGCTGAGCCAGGGGCCGATCTTGGCTTCCCCCGGAGCGATGGTGACGAGCAGGTAGGAAGATATGCCAATCATCCAGATGGTTCCACCAGCCAGACCGAGAAGATGCTGGGAAAGAGTTCCAGTGAAGTAGGCGAAGAAGCTGGTGGGGAGCCCGCGGACGGGCAGGTTCATGAAATAGAGGTTGTAGATAAAGGTGCTGATGAGCATTCCGGCGGCTGCGATCATCGTCACCGCATAGGGATTGCTCAAGCCAAGTTCCGCCTCCATCGACAAGTTGACGAGGGGTAGGAAGGCACCCATCACAAAGCCGCCTGCCAGTGCGACCCAGACACCGCGCAGAATGCCAGGGCCTGCTGGTGCGGCAGGCTTTTTCTTCTTCACCGGGGAAGTGGGCTCCGCTGCCGCTAATTCCGCTGTGGCCGCAGCTTCGAGTTCTGCCGCGATCTTGCGGCGCTGTCCTTCTGCTTTCGCATGGGCGATCGCAATGAGAACTACTGCCATTGAAACGAGGAAGGCTGCTCCAAAAACGTAGAGCGGGGAGCCGCTGTTCTGGGTGAAATAAGTCCAGATGGCGCTCAACACAAAGGAAATCCCCATGCCAATCGGAATGGCGACGCTCATGCCGGCCAATTCAATGCCAGCGACGATCAGCATGTTGGCGAGGTTGAAGACGCAGCCCGCAACGAAGGCATAGAAGATTTGTTTTTTACCGCTCAACAGGAAGTTATCTGCCACGGAGAGATCGGCACCCATGGATCCTACGGTATAAGCGAGAGCGACGCCGGAGAGCAGGGCACCCAGGGCGAAGTCCATATAGAACAGCTCAAAACGCCAATTGCTTTTCTTGAGCGTATTGGCCCATGATCCCAAACACAGCAGAGACAGAATCAAGATGATTAGCGTGGCAGCGTAGGTGGTAGGTAGGAGCATGGATTATGGATCGACCAAAAGTTCTAAGCTAACACAGGTCAGGGAAAAGAACTTGGAGAGCTGCTCCGGCAATGATTTTGTGGCCGCTCAAGTTCTGGACTTCTATTTTTGTAGGAATCGAATGGCCGATCGAGTTGGGCTCCTGGACTGGCTTGCACTTGTTGCGGCGACAGCAGCGAAAGTATTTCCTGACTAAAAAATACAAATCTTTAGTACTGATAGTACTAAAGATGATATTGGCGTGCCATAATCCTTGAGAATGAAAAAACTGATTCAGCTGAGCTTGGTGGGGTCCTCGGCCTTGGCCAGCACCATCTCTTATAGCGGGGTTCAAAACCTCAGCATCACTGTGGCCTCCAATGGTGAGACGTTTCAAGCTATGGACGTCGATTTCGATGGGGATGGGACGATTGACATGATCTTCCGAGTCGGCGCCGGGGATTCCGACCCGTCTGCTGAATGGGATGGAAGGTCTTCTGCGCGGATCTTCTTGCAAAATGGGACGGGGGTGGCCGGCGGCGATGGCAACGTGCAGCCGCTTTTGATTGGCGACAGCACAGAGTGGCTCCCTTGGGTTGCCCAGGAGTTCAACGAGCAGATGCTCCTCTCGCTGGGGAAGGATGGTTCTGGAAACTTCCCAAATGGAGAGGACCGGTATTTGGCTTTTACCTTGAAAAAAGACAACGATGTTCTCAAGGGTTGGGCGCTGGTGAATGTGTCTCTGGATTTCACTTCTTTCAATGCAACTCAAGTACCCTATGCCGTGAACCGCGCGACCCTGACCTTACAGGAGTGGGCCTATTCTTGTGCCGCAAACGAGAATATCGAGATGGGAGATAAGGGCGGCGCGACAGGCGCCAGCGGTTGCGGGGTGGAAAATGTTCCGGAGCCATCGACGTTTGGTCTGCTGGCGTTGGGCGCAGCCGGGCTTGGAATTTTGAAGCGACGAAAGGCCTAATCCCCGAATCCGAGTGGGAAAAATTTACGTTTCCTTTGCGGGCCTCAAGCCTGGTGAATTGCATGCGGCCCTTGCTGAGGGCCGCATGCCGCATTTGGCCCAGGTGGAACGACAAGCGGGGTATGAGGCCAAGGGGCGAGTGTTTTCGGTGGGCTGGCCACATCCCGACGCTGTTGCGAGTGTGCGTGCGGATTGGGCGGGACGTGTGGCGCCAGTGGGCTCTGTGCTGCCGCTTACGCTTGAAGAGGCGCTCTGGGATCTCCGTGTTTTGGAGACCGACTTCCAGGCGTCGGACTTACTCCAGTTTCTTCCCCGCCTGGCGGAAATCGATCTCGACAGAGACTCTCGCGTGGCTGCTTTGGCGGCGATTCTTGCCGATGCGGCAACACTCCATGCCGCAGCGACGCATCTGGCCGAGAAATCGGATTGGGATGTACTGCTTGTTCGCTACGATGCCCTCGCGTGTGCTGCCAAGCATCTCACCGGGCCACTCTTTGCACCGTGCCGCAGTGTCCTCCTGCAATATCTGGATTTATTCCTCTGGCGATTGGGGCAATTCGGCGAACTCATTTTTGTGGAGGGGGGCGAGCCGGAGATCCGTCGCCGGGAGACGAAAATTTCGCTCGGACCGTTTGTCCTGCACGAGGTGAGCAACAAGCAGGGGTGGCAGGAGTTTCGGGTGGAACGGGAAGCGAAGGGAATCGGTACGGTTTCTTTTGGCCGTACCGCGACAAACATCCGTAAGTTTCGTTTGCGGATCCACCAGGAATGGCGGCGGCGCGGCTGGGGCCGGGAACTTTTTGAGCAGGTGAAGCGATTGGCGTATGGGAATCCAATCGAGGCAGAGTGCTATCAGGATGAGGGAATGTCGGAGTTTCTCGAGCGCTGCGGGTTTCGTCGCCAGCATGTCTGGCATCGCCAGGAATGCAGCGTCGCCAAGCTCCATCAGAGTTGGTCGGAAACGGTGGCGTCATGGGGGGATGTAGGACTTGAGATTGAGAAGCTGAGGAATGAAGACCGCGCGGCGGTGTCTGCTTTTCTCCTCGAGACTGTGCCCATTCACAGCCGTCTTCCGGAGCTGGAATTGCGCCGCTGGGTGGCGCGCGAAACCACTACTGGAATGATTGCGAAACGGGAGGGCGCTGTTGCCGGCGTGTGTCTCTATCGGATCTCGGGGAGCATTGGGACGCTGCAGATGCTTTCGATTCGAGAGGGAAAATGGGCTTCGCTCGCGCTTGGGCTTCTGACTCAACGATGCCTGGAAGATGCCATGCAGCGGAAGGTCTCCACCTTCCACTATGAGTTCCACGCGGAGAATCAACGTGTGAAACAGATTTTACGCCGGCTGCCTGCGGTGGAGATGAGGGTGCGCGAAGTTTGGAGCTATGACGCGGTTCGACCGGTTTAGCGCGCTGCTTCGGGAGCTTGCGCTTCTTTGCGCGTACGGACTTCGCGGACGGCGTAGATGCGGCGGCCCTGGCTTTCAAAGTAGGTGCGCATCAGCATTTCGCCGAGGATGCCCGTTGAGAACATCATGATGCCAGCCAGCAATAGCAGGGAGCCTGCAATCATAAGTGGGCCGTGGTCCACTACGATGTCATTCCCGAGCAACTTGTAGACGAAGAGGTAGCTCATGATTGCGCCACCGAGAATGGTGCCCGTCAGCCCGAGGGTGCCGAAGAAGTGCATCGGGCGGGTGAAGTAGGTGAGCAGGAACTTGATGGTGAGGATGTCGTAGAGGACGCGGAAGGTGCGGCTGAGGCCGTAGTGGGAATCGCCAGCGGCGCGGGGAGTGTTCTTGATCGGGACTTCGATGACGCGGGCGCCGTAGAGCTTTGCCAGGGCAGGGATGAAGCGATGCAGTTCGCCGTAGAGATTGATGTCTTTGAGGATCTCGGTGCGGTAAGCCTTGAATGTGGTGCCGAAGTCGTGCAATTCAATGCCGGAAGCCTTGGCCATCAGCCAGTTGGCGATGCGCGAGGGAATCTTGCGGGTGATGGCGTTGTCGATGCGATTCTTGCGCCAACCGGAAGCAATGTCCCAGCCTTGTTCCACTTTTTCGAGCAGGGCGGGGATGTCTTCGGGGTCGTGCTGGAGATCGCCATCCATCGAGATGATGACTTCGCCTTGCGCTTCGTCGAAACCGGCCTGGAGGGCGGGAGTTTGTCCGAAGTTGCGGCGGAGGCGAATGACTTTGAGGCGCTGGTCGGTTTCGACGAGATTGGCGAGGAGGTCGAAGCTGCGATCGGTCGAGGCGTCGTCCACAAAAATGATTTCGTAGGGCCGCTGTAGCCGCTCCAGAACAGCGGTCAGTCGGTCGTAGAGAGGAAGGATGGACGGTTCCTCGTTGTGAATCGGGATGACGATCGAGATCATGAGATAGTGGAAGTCTTATTCCAGTCTAGCTGAGGGGGAGAGTGTGGGTCGAATTCCCAAACGCATTTGGGGTTTAGCGCTTCTCGTTGCCATATATTTACTGATCGCCTACGGGTTCCCAAAACCCGATGTGATCAAGCCGGAAGGCTGGCGGCTGTTCTCCCTTTTTGTCGCGACCGTAGCGGGTCTGATCTTCCAACCGGTGAGCGGCGGGGCGCTGGTGCTGATGGCCGTCGTCTTTGCCAGCATTGTGGGCGGGCTTTCAATCAAGCAGGCGCTTGATGGCTATTCAGACCCGACGAATTGGCTGGTGCTGGCCGCATTCTTCATTTCGCGCGCGCTGATCAAATCGGGACTGGCGCGGCGGATTGCTCTTTTCTTTGTCCGCTTGTTTGGGAAGACCTCGCTTGGCGTCAGCTATGCGCTTTGCTTTAGCGACATCGCGCTGGCCTCAATCATTCCCTCGAATGGTGCGCGCAGCGGTGGTGTGATTCTGCCGATTGTGCGCAGTGTGGCGGAGCTGTATGGGTCGAAGCCGGGGCTGACGTCGAATGTGATTGGAGCTTTTTTGATGACCAGCGTCTATCAGGGGGTTTGCATCAGTTCGGCGATGTTTCTGACCGGACAGGCCTCAAATCCGCTGGCGGCGCAGCTTGCGGGCAAGCTGCACAATGTCCAGATCGATTGGTTTGGCTGGTTTCGGGCGGGAGTGGTGCCGGGATTGTGCAGCATTCTGGCGGTGCCGTGGCTGGTGAGCAAGATCTATCCGCCAGAAGTGAAAAATACTCCGGAAGCTGCCGCTTTCGCACACCAAGAACTCAGCGCGATGGGCAAGCTGGGATCGAATGAGTGGGTGCTGACGGCTGTATTTCTGGGTGTTTGCGGAGCTTGGGCAACAACGAGCATTCACAAGATGGATGTTGCGGTGCCGGCGCTACTGGGTAGTATTGCGCTGCTGATTACGGGTGTTTTGACCTGGGAGGACGTGAAGAAGGAAGAGGCGGCCTGGGACATGTTCATCTGGTATGGCGGGCTGCTGAATCTGGCCAAGGCGTTGAATAGCACCGGGATTCCGACAGAGTTTGCGAAGTTTGTGGGGGGATCGCTCGAGGGGCTGAACTGGTATCCGCTGATGATGATCGCGCTACTGGTGTACTTCTTTGCCCACTACGCGTTTGCGAGCATTACCGCTCATCTGCTGGCGATGTTTCCGGCCTTTGTCGGGGTGATCATCGGGCAGGGAGCGCCGGCTGGTCTCGCTTGCTTTGGATTCGCGATGTTCGCGAACCTCTCGGCTGGATTGACCAATTACGGCACGACGCCTGCCCCGATGTTCTTTGCCCAGGAATACGTTGACATGAAGAGCTGGTGGCGCGTCGGATTCCTCTGCGCCTTGCTCAATATCGCGATCTGGTCGACGGTCGGCTTCGCCTGGTGGAAGTTCGTCGGTCTCTGGTAGTTAGTTCGGCAGAGACTCGAGTGGGATGACGGCGTGCTTGACCTTCTTGCGGTGCCAGGTCCAGGTGGCGTGGACTTTGCCGTCGGCGGCTTGGATGATGGCGGGGTAGGAATATTCGCCGGGTTCTGATTCGAGAACGATCGGCGCTGTCCACTTGTCGCCATCCTTGCTCACAGCGATGTTGAGCGGGGAGCGCCCGCTGCTGGTGTGGTTGTAAATGAGGACGATACGGCCGTCCTTGAGCGCCACGGCATCAATGCCGCTATCCGGGTTGGGGAGATTGGTGATCTTGGCGCTGGACCAGGTTTTGCCGCCATCCTTGGAATCGGCGTAGGTGATGAAGCCGATCTTCTTGGTGGAGCGAATGTACATGCGCAGCGTGTTCTTGCCAATGGGGACGATGGTGGGCTGGATGATGCCGCGGGCTTCTGCCGGGTAGACGATGGGGCCGTGCTTGGTCCAGGTTTGCGCGTTGTCGGTGGAGCGCTCGACCCAGGCGGTCCAGGCGTGGTCGGATTCGACGCTGGTGCCAGAGACGACAGTGCCGTCGGCGAGAACAAGCGGCTTGTTTTTGATCGGGCCGTAGAGACCAGCCGGCAGATACTCTTTTTCGCTCCAGGTGCGGCCGCCGTCGAGAGACGAGATTTTAGCGCCGTTCCATGTCTTGGGGTGCAGACCGTGCTTGTAGAACAGCCACAGCTTCTTATCTTTGGTGAAAAAGAGAACGGGATTGTAGGTGGACTGGTCCTTTTCGCGAGCCAATTCGACGGGCGCACTCCAGGCTCCATCCTTCAGACGGGCACCCCAGATGGCGACGTCTTTTGCACCTTCCTTTGTGCCGCCGAACCAGGCGGCATAAAACTCACCGGGAGCGGTTTCGACAATCGTTGAGGCGTGGCACTCCGGAAATGGCGCTGATTCGTAAATGAATCCTTGTTGGATCTGCGCTATGGCCAGCAAGGGAAATAGAAGAATTGCAAGTCTCATCAAACTCTCAAGTCTATATTGGATGAGAGTCATCATGTTTGGAGCAATTGAAGCTGGTGGTACGAAGATCGTCTGCGCCTATGGCAAAGACCCTGAAAATCTGACGGTGAGTCCTCCGATTCCGACGACGAGTCCGAAGGAGACCCTCGAACGGATCCGGGAGTTTTTCGCCGGTCGCAAGCTGAAGCGCACTGGGATCGCCTGCTTTGGGCCGCTCGAAATTGCGAAGGGCCGCATTGCCCCGTTGACGCCGAAGATCGAGTGGCGTGGCTTTCCGATTGTGAAGGCGGTGGAGAAGGCGTTGGGCTGTCCCGCGGTTCTTGATACGGATGTGAACGGCGCCGCGCTTGGCGAACATCTTTGGGGCGCAGCGAAGAAGTCGACACACTTTGTCTATGTCACGGTGGGGACGGGAATCGGCGGTGGGACGATGCTGAACGGCCAGCTGATTCATGGACTGCTCCATCCGGAAGTGGGGCATATGCGTGTGCGCCGCTTTGGGGGCGACGAGTATGGCGGGCACTGCCCGGTGCATGGGGATTGTCTCGAAGGGCTGGCGTGCGGGCCCGCGATCGCAGCCCGTTATGGGGTAGCGAAGGCGGAAGAACTACAGGATCATCATCCGGGCTGGGCTTTGGAAGCTCACTATCTGGGACAGATGGCGGTGAATCTGGCTTGTGCGTATTCGCCGGAACTGCTGATTCTCGGCGGCGGGATTGGTCTCAAGCGCGGGATGGTGGAGATGGTGCGTCAGACTGCCGCGCAAGAGATGAATGGTTATGCGCCGCTCCCAAAAATCGTGCGGGCGAAACTGGGCGGCCGGGCAGGAGTGCTGGGCGCGTTGGCGTTGGCAATTGGCGTTTAGTTCCCGATGGGAATGAGCAGGCTTTGGGGACCGGGGACTCCGCCCAAGGTGTAGGTAAAGGGGACAGCCTCTCCCGCGGCGACGCTTGGGACGACCACATTGAACTGGTAGAGGCCGACAAAGTTGCCGGATTGTCCGGCGTAGCTCACCGTGGCCTGGGTGCCGCCGATAGAGCATTGGAAGCTGCCGACAAGCCGGTTGCTTTGGGTTTGGATGGTGCCGGCGGGGGTGTCCGGGGTGACGGGGCCGAATCCGATGCCGTAGAGGATGATCGTTTCGCCGGGCCTGGCGCGCCGGGCGGGAATTCCTTCTGCGGGAGGGAGCACAAAGGTGACGCCATCGGGAAAGAGAGCGGCGACGTATTGTCCGGCTGCGAGCTTGAATACGGCGGGCGCGAGAAGGCCTGGCTCTACGCTATTGACGTTGATGGTGTAGGCGGCACTTGCGCCGCCAGCGGTGGTGATGACGACAGGTTGCGGGCCTGATGGGACGCTTGAGGGGACTTGCGCATTGACTTGGCCCTGATCGACGTAATCAAGATAGGCAGGTTTGCCGCCGATGGTGAGCGTGGTGCCGCCGAGGGCGGTGGGGGCGATGTTGCCTTTGAAGTCGGCTCCACTCCAGGTTTGCCGGAGTACATTTGCCAGGTTGATGCCATAGACCTCCATCCAGGAGCCTGGCGCGACGGAGGAGAAGCCGCCGTAAGCGCTCGCGCTGACGACGCCGCGGATGATGGGCGTTGCGTCGAATTGCCCCGTGACGGGGCCGGTGATGGTGGCGCCGGGAATGA is part of the Bryobacter aggregatus MPL3 genome and encodes:
- the cysE gene encoding serine O-acetyltransferase — translated: MLRAIREQIDVIFREDPAARSVVEVLLCYPGLHAILLHRLAHALYHLNLKLLARIISTFARGITGIEIHPGATIGRRFFIDHGMGVVIGETAVIGDDVILYQGVTLGGTGKERGKRHPTLGNHVVVGTGAKVLGNITLGDNVKIGAGSVVVHSVPGDSTVVGIPGRVVRTRGQIADDLQHGELPDPQGQDLENMQHRVDQLELAIRALLEEKTRP
- a CDS encoding NADH-quinone oxidoreductase subunit A translates to MPEGYLPIFFLLVIAIAFPVIALIVARLLRPSIPNQAKYEAYECGIEVEGSSRARFSVRFYIIAILFVIFDVETIFLFPWAVRYKQLGWFGVAEVTLFLSILIAGYLWARRKGALNWV
- a CDS encoding alanyl-tRNA editing protein, with protein sequence MTDRLYYQDSRLWDFQASVVERSADGLRIQLDRTAFYPNSGGQPFDTGTLSGLRVVEVVEAGEDIVHVLETPLAAELSVVHGVVDGARRLDHMVQHTGQHLLSAVMAEEFSLSTVSFHMGAVGSTVDVEPNRVSASLLLEIEGRVNERVRENRAVQIGFEAASGATGLRKASEREGLLRIISIEGLDRSACGGTHVSHTGEIGLVLLGKTEKVRDALRIEFYCGARALSELRQRLDRAAENERSLRERLAEADKARKRMSLELAELHGQRRYEESKADWSGRRVWVETVDEIDETSRVSATCFAANPGALVVLAGRLNGGVLFTAHPELGIDCGKQLKAALEVAGGRGGGTAKMAQGSVAVPEKLNEVVARLLSRGERDEGHPGEQ
- a CDS encoding PEP-CTERM sorting domain-containing protein; the encoded protein is MKKLIQLSLVGSSALASTISYSGVQNLSITVASNGETFQAMDVDFDGDGTIDMIFRVGAGDSDPSAEWDGRSSARIFLQNGTGVAGGDGNVQPLLIGDSTEWLPWVAQEFNEQMLLSLGKDGSGNFPNGEDRYLAFTLKKDNDVLKGWALVNVSLDFTSFNATQVPYAVNRATLTLQEWAYSCAANENIEMGDKGGATGASGCGVENVPEPSTFGLLALGAAGLGILKRRKA
- a CDS encoding GNAT family N-acetyltransferase — protein: MGKIYVSFAGLKPGELHAALAEGRMPHLAQVERQAGYEAKGRVFSVGWPHPDAVASVRADWAGRVAPVGSVLPLTLEEALWDLRVLETDFQASDLLQFLPRLAEIDLDRDSRVAALAAILADAATLHAAATHLAEKSDWDVLLVRYDALACAAKHLTGPLFAPCRSVLLQYLDLFLWRLGQFGELIFVEGGEPEIRRRETKISLGPFVLHEVSNKQGWQEFRVEREAKGIGTVSFGRTATNIRKFRLRIHQEWRRRGWGRELFEQVKRLAYGNPIEAECYQDEGMSEFLERCGFRRQHVWHRQECSVAKLHQSWSETVASWGDVGLEIEKLRNEDRAAVSAFLLETVPIHSRLPELELRRWVARETTTGMIAKREGAVAGVCLYRISGSIGTLQMLSIREGKWASLALGLLTQRCLEDAMQRKVSTFHYEFHAENQRVKQILRRLPAVEMRVREVWSYDAVRPV
- a CDS encoding glycosyltransferase family 2 protein, whose product is MISIVIPIHNEEPSILPLYDRLTAVLERLQRPYEIIFVDDASTDRSFDLLANLVETDQRLKVIRLRRNFGQTPALQAGFDEAQGEVIISMDGDLQHDPEDIPALLEKVEQGWDIASGWRKNRIDNAITRKIPSRIANWLMAKASGIELHDFGTTFKAYRTEILKDINLYGELHRFIPALAKLYGARVIEVPIKNTPRAAGDSHYGLSRTFRVLYDILTIKFLLTYFTRPMHFFGTLGLTGTILGGAIMSYLFVYKLLGNDIVVDHGPLMIAGSLLLLAGIMMFSTGILGEMLMRTYFESQGRRIYAVREVRTRKEAQAPEAAR
- a CDS encoding DASS family sodium-coupled anion symporter, which produces MGRIPKRIWGLALLVAIYLLIAYGFPKPDVIKPEGWRLFSLFVATVAGLIFQPVSGGALVLMAVVFASIVGGLSIKQALDGYSDPTNWLVLAAFFISRALIKSGLARRIALFFVRLFGKTSLGVSYALCFSDIALASIIPSNGARSGGVILPIVRSVAELYGSKPGLTSNVIGAFLMTSVYQGVCISSAMFLTGQASNPLAAQLAGKLHNVQIDWFGWFRAGVVPGLCSILAVPWLVSKIYPPEVKNTPEAAAFAHQELSAMGKLGSNEWVLTAVFLGVCGAWATTSIHKMDVAVPALLGSIALLITGVLTWEDVKKEEAAWDMFIWYGGLLNLAKALNSTGIPTEFAKFVGGSLEGLNWYPLMMIALLVYFFAHYAFASITAHLLAMFPAFVGVIIGQGAPAGLACFGFAMFANLSAGLTNYGTTPAPMFFAQEYVDMKSWWRVGFLCALLNIAIWSTVGFAWWKFVGLW
- a CDS encoding sialidase family protein, yielding MRLAILLFPLLAIAQIQQGFIYESAPFPECHASTIVETAPGEFYAAWFGGTKEGAKDVAIWGARLKDGAWSAPVELAREKDQSTYNPVLFFTKDKKLWLFYKHGLHPKTWNGAKISSLDGGRTWSEKEYLPAGLYGPIKNKPLVLADGTVVSGTSVESDHAWTAWVERSTDNAQTWTKHGPIVYPAEARGIIQPTIVPIGKNTLRMYIRSTKKIGFITYADSKDGGKTWSSAKITNLPNPDSGIDAVALKDGRIVLIYNHTSSGRSPLNIAVSKDGDKWTAPIVLESEPGEYSYPAIIQAADGKVHATWTWHRKKVKHAVIPLESLPN
- a CDS encoding ROK family protein, encoding MFGAIEAGGTKIVCAYGKDPENLTVSPPIPTTSPKETLERIREFFAGRKLKRTGIACFGPLEIAKGRIAPLTPKIEWRGFPIVKAVEKALGCPAVLDTDVNGAALGEHLWGAAKKSTHFVYVTVGTGIGGGTMLNGQLIHGLLHPEVGHMRVRRFGGDEYGGHCPVHGDCLEGLACGPAIAARYGVAKAEELQDHHPGWALEAHYLGQMAVNLACAYSPELLILGGGIGLKRGMVEMVRQTAAQEMNGYAPLPKIVRAKLGGRAGVLGALALAIGV